A part of Streptomyces sp. DSM 40750 genomic DNA contains:
- the bioD gene encoding dethiobiotin synthase yields the protein MTVLVITGTGTEVGKTVTTAAVAAVAVASGRSVAVLKPAQTGVRPDERGDADEVVRLAGAVTARELARYPEPLAPATAARRSGLPAVHPEDVAEAAAKLDVEHDLVLVEGAGGLLVRFDEAGGTLADTARLLGAPVLLVASAGLGTLNTTELTSRELAVREVELAGVVIGSWPGVPDLASRCNLADLPVVADAPLLGAVPAGAGALEPADFRAKASGWLAPGLGGVWDAVSFGMAEDAP from the coding sequence ATGACGGTTCTGGTGATCACGGGGACGGGCACGGAGGTCGGCAAGACGGTCACCACGGCGGCCGTCGCCGCGGTGGCCGTGGCGTCCGGCCGGTCCGTGGCCGTCCTCAAGCCCGCGCAGACCGGGGTACGGCCGGACGAGCGCGGCGACGCGGACGAGGTGGTCCGGCTCGCGGGCGCGGTCACGGCCCGCGAACTCGCCCGCTACCCCGAGCCGTTGGCTCCCGCGACCGCCGCCCGCCGCTCCGGCCTGCCTGCCGTGCACCCCGAGGACGTGGCCGAGGCGGCGGCCAAGCTCGACGTCGAACACGACCTGGTGCTGGTCGAGGGCGCGGGTGGCCTCCTCGTACGGTTCGACGAGGCGGGCGGCACCCTGGCGGACACGGCACGGTTGCTCGGCGCGCCGGTGCTGCTGGTCGCCTCGGCCGGCCTCGGCACCCTCAACACAACCGAACTGACGTCCCGTGAACTCGCCGTGCGGGAGGTGGAGTTGGCGGGTGTCGTGATCGGCAGCTGGCCCGGGGTCCCGGATCTGGCTTCCCGCTGCAACCTGGCGGACCTGCCGGTGGTGGCCGACGCGCCACTGCTGGGGGCGGTGCCTGCGGGGGCGGGGGCGTTGGAGCCGGCCGACTTCCGTGCGAAGGCCTCTGGTTGGCTGGCGCCGGGGCTGGGTGGGGTGTGGGACGCCGTTTCCTTCGGCATGGCGGAAGACGCGCCGTAG
- a CDS encoding adenosylmethionine--8-amino-7-oxononanoate transaminase, protein MPDLPHPTVPELLELDRRHVWHPYGPMPGRQEPLVVESASGVRLRLADGSGELVDGMSSWWSAIHGYNHPVLNEAAREQLGRMSHVMFGGLTHEPAVRLAKHLVDMSPEGLEHVFLADSGSVSVEVAVKMCLQYWRSLGRPGKRRLLTWRGGYHGDTWQPMSVCDPEGGMHELWQGVLPRQVFVDAPPTEYDESYAEELRSAIERHAEELAAVIVEPVVQGAGGMRFHSPAYLRVLREVCDAHDVLLVFDEIATGFGRTGALFAADHAAVTPDVMCVGKALTGGYLTLAAALCTARVADGISRGEVPVLAHGPTFMGNPLAAAVACASIELLLGQDWLSEVKRIETGLREGLAPAREVPGVKDVRVLGAIGVVQLDHAVDMRAATAAAVREGVWLRPFRDLVYTMPPYVTGDEDVARIARAVCAAAMAG, encoded by the coding sequence ATGCCTGACCTGCCCCACCCGACCGTGCCCGAGCTGCTGGAGCTCGACCGGCGGCACGTGTGGCATCCGTACGGGCCCATGCCGGGCCGGCAGGAACCGCTCGTCGTGGAGTCGGCGAGCGGCGTGCGGCTGAGGCTCGCCGACGGCTCGGGCGAGCTGGTCGACGGCATGTCGTCCTGGTGGTCGGCCATCCACGGCTACAACCACCCGGTGCTCAACGAGGCCGCGCGCGAGCAGCTGGGGCGGATGAGCCATGTCATGTTCGGCGGGCTCACGCACGAGCCCGCCGTACGGCTGGCGAAGCATCTTGTCGACATGTCGCCCGAGGGTCTGGAGCATGTCTTCCTCGCCGACTCCGGCTCGGTCTCCGTCGAGGTCGCGGTCAAGATGTGCCTGCAGTACTGGCGCTCGCTCGGCCGGCCCGGCAAGCGGCGTCTGCTGACCTGGCGCGGCGGCTACCACGGCGACACCTGGCAGCCGATGTCGGTGTGCGACCCGGAGGGCGGGATGCACGAGCTGTGGCAGGGCGTCCTGCCCCGGCAGGTGTTCGTGGACGCGCCGCCGACGGAGTACGACGAGTCGTACGCGGAGGAGTTGCGTTCGGCGATCGAGCGGCACGCCGAGGAACTGGCCGCCGTGATCGTGGAGCCCGTGGTGCAGGGCGCGGGCGGGATGCGGTTCCACTCCCCCGCGTATCTGCGGGTGCTGCGCGAGGTGTGCGACGCGCATGACGTGCTCCTGGTGTTCGACGAGATCGCGACCGGTTTCGGACGCACGGGCGCGCTGTTCGCCGCGGACCACGCGGCGGTGACCCCGGACGTGATGTGCGTGGGCAAGGCGCTGACGGGCGGTTACCTGACTTTGGCGGCGGCCCTGTGCACGGCCCGGGTGGCCGACGGGATCTCGCGGGGCGAGGTGCCGGTGCTGGCCCACGGGCCCACGTTCATGGGCAACCCGCTGGCGGCGGCCGTCGCCTGCGCCTCGATCGAACTGCTGCTCGGCCAGGACTGGCTGTCGGAGGTCAAGCGGATCGAGACGGGGCTGCGGGAGGGGCTGGCTCCGGCTCGGGAGGTGCCGGGGGTGAAGGACGTGCGCGTCCTCGGCGCGATCGGGGTCGTACAGCTCGACCACGCGGTGGACATGAGGGCGGCCACCGCGGCCGCGGTGCGCGAGGGCGTGTGGCTGCGGCCGTTCCGCGATCTCGTCTACACGATGCCGCCGTACGTCACGGGCGACGAGGACGTGGCACGGATCGCGCGCGCGGTGTGCGCGGCGGCGATGGCGGGATGA
- a CDS encoding 8-amino-7-oxononanoate synthase, protein MAFGWIDEQASARRRAGLVRTLRPRPADSPLLDLASNDYLGLARHPEITEGAAEAARRWGGGATGSRLVTGTTELHGELERELAAFCGFEAALVFSSGYAANLAAVTALAPHGSLVVSDAGNHASLIDGCRLARGTTQVVAHAAPDAVRKALSTGQGPAIAVSDTVFSVDGDAAPLAGLAAACREYGAGLVVDDAHGLGVLGDGGRGAPHAAGLAGDPDVVVTVTLSKSLGSQGGAVLGPAHVIDHLVNAARTFIFDTGLAPAATGAALAALRLLRREPERAARAREVARELHTRLTASGHEAVRPDAAVVSVRAPSPDQAVRWAADCRAAGLAVGCFRPPSVPDGVSRLRLTARADLTEAQIDRAVGIIGNTRP, encoded by the coding sequence ATGGCGTTCGGCTGGATCGACGAGCAGGCGTCGGCGCGCCGCCGGGCCGGGCTCGTACGGACGCTGCGCCCCCGTCCCGCCGACTCGCCGCTCCTCGACCTCGCGAGCAACGACTACCTCGGTCTGGCCCGGCACCCCGAGATCACCGAGGGGGCCGCCGAGGCCGCGCGCCGGTGGGGCGGCGGCGCCACCGGCTCCCGGCTCGTCACGGGCACCACCGAACTCCACGGCGAGTTGGAGCGGGAGCTGGCCGCCTTCTGCGGCTTCGAGGCCGCCCTCGTCTTCTCCTCCGGCTACGCCGCCAACCTCGCCGCCGTCACCGCGCTCGCGCCGCACGGCTCCCTGGTCGTCTCCGACGCGGGCAACCACGCCTCCCTCATCGACGGCTGCCGGCTGGCCCGCGGCACCACCCAGGTCGTGGCCCACGCCGCCCCCGACGCCGTCCGCAAGGCGCTGAGCACGGGCCAGGGGCCCGCCATCGCCGTCTCCGACACGGTCTTCTCCGTGGACGGCGACGCCGCCCCGCTGGCCGGACTGGCCGCCGCCTGCCGTGAGTACGGCGCCGGGCTCGTCGTCGACGACGCCCACGGACTCGGTGTCCTGGGCGACGGCGGCCGGGGCGCGCCGCACGCGGCGGGGCTCGCGGGCGACCCCGACGTCGTCGTGACGGTCACGCTGTCGAAGTCGCTGGGCAGCCAGGGCGGTGCCGTCCTCGGCCCGGCGCATGTCATCGACCACCTGGTCAACGCGGCCCGTACGTTCATCTTCGACACGGGCCTCGCCCCGGCCGCCACCGGGGCGGCGCTCGCCGCGCTCCGGCTGCTGCGCCGTGAGCCGGAGCGTGCCGCACGGGCCCGCGAGGTGGCGCGGGAGCTGCACACACGGCTGACGGCGTCGGGCCATGAAGCGGTGCGGCCCGACGCCGCCGTGGTGTCCGTGCGCGCGCCGTCCCCGGATCAGGCGGTGCGGTGGGCGGCGGACTGCCGGGCGGCGGGTCTCGCCGTCGGCTGTTTCCGCCCACCGTCCGTGCCGGACGGCGTTTCGAGGCTGCGGCTGACCGCCCGCGCGGATCTCACGGAGGCGCAGATCGACCGAGCCGTGGGGATCATCGGCAATACGCGACCGTGA
- the bioB gene encoding biotin synthase BioB, which produces MDLLNTLVDKGLRREPLSRAEALAVLGTSDDELLDVVAAAGKVRRHWFGRRVKLNYLVNLKSGLCPEDCSYCSQRLGSTAGILKYTWLKPDEASKAAAAGLAGGAKRVCLVASGRGPTDRDVDRVSDTIKAIKNQNEDVEVCACLGLLSDGQAERLREAGADAYNHNLNTSEATYGEITTTHTYADRVDTVQKAHAAGLSACSGLIAGMGETDEDLVDVVFSLRELDPDSVPVNFLIPIEGTPLGKEWNLTPQRCLRILAMVRFVCPDVEVRIAGGREVHLRTMQPLALHLANSIFLGDYLTTEGQGGKADLEMIADAGFEVEGTGQVTLPEHRGGGCGAQESAGCGSHETAGAGCGSHAGGGVCGSAAEAPVGEARTDLVAVRRRGVGTDLAPNA; this is translated from the coding sequence ATGGACCTGCTGAACACGCTGGTGGACAAGGGGCTCCGGCGCGAGCCGCTGAGCCGTGCCGAGGCGCTCGCCGTCCTCGGCACCTCCGACGACGAGCTGTTGGACGTGGTGGCCGCGGCCGGAAAGGTGCGTCGGCACTGGTTCGGGCGCCGGGTGAAACTGAACTATCTGGTCAACCTCAAGTCCGGACTGTGCCCGGAGGACTGTTCCTACTGTTCCCAGCGGCTCGGCTCCACCGCCGGCATCCTCAAGTACACCTGGCTGAAGCCCGACGAGGCCTCCAAGGCCGCTGCGGCCGGGCTCGCCGGGGGAGCCAAGCGGGTCTGTCTGGTGGCCTCCGGGCGCGGTCCGACCGACCGGGACGTGGACCGGGTCTCGGACACCATCAAGGCGATCAAGAATCAGAACGAGGACGTGGAGGTGTGCGCCTGCCTCGGTCTGCTCTCCGACGGCCAGGCCGAACGCCTGCGCGAGGCGGGCGCGGACGCGTACAACCACAACCTCAACACGTCCGAGGCGACGTACGGCGAGATCACGACGACGCACACGTACGCCGACCGCGTCGACACGGTCCAGAAGGCGCACGCGGCGGGTCTGTCGGCCTGCTCGGGCCTGATCGCGGGCATGGGCGAGACGGACGAAGACCTCGTGGACGTGGTCTTCTCCCTGCGCGAACTGGATCCGGACTCGGTGCCGGTGAACTTCCTGATTCCCATCGAGGGCACCCCGCTGGGCAAGGAGTGGAACCTCACTCCCCAGCGGTGTCTGCGGATCCTGGCGATGGTCCGCTTCGTCTGCCCTGACGTGGAGGTCCGGATCGCGGGCGGCCGCGAGGTCCACCTCCGCACGATGCAGCCGCTGGCTCTGCACCTGGCCAACTCGATCTTCCTCGGCGACTATCTGACCACCGAGGGCCAGGGCGGCAAGGCCGACCTGGAGATGATCGCGGACGCCGGGTTCGAGGTCGAGGGCACCGGTCAGGTGACGCTGCCGGAGCACCGGGGCGGCGGCTGCGGGGCTCAGGAGAGTGCCGGGTGCGGATCGCACGAGACCGCGGGCGCGGGCTGCGGGTCGCACGCGGGTGGCGGTGTCTGCGGTTCGGCCGCCGAGGCGCCGGTCGGCGAGGCCCGTACCGATCTCGTGGCCGTACGCCGCCGGGGCGTCGGAACGGACCTCGCCCCCAATGCCTGA